A DNA window from Candidatus Saccharimonadales bacterium contains the following coding sequences:
- the pheA gene encoding prephenate dehydratase has translation MRVAIQGQLGSFHHQVAKTWFGDDVHILPAETFGEVFGMLNRHETTLAIVAIENSLYGSINEVYDLVESHRYPIVGEIYLRIEQQLIALPDAKTTDITHIYSHPVALAQCENYLDAHFPNAERIEHHDTAGSVEFVKNSGDKSMAAIAGRVAADTYSLAILHENIEDNKANFTRFLVIDTNAKTIANTNKASLVIQTDNKPGALANVLTAFADRGVNLTKLQSRPIIGKAWRYKFYIDVEAGGEQLKHLLDDIRANGTSVAVLGEYQANPLP, from the coding sequence ATGCGCGTCGCAATCCAAGGCCAGTTAGGATCATTTCACCACCAGGTAGCAAAGACATGGTTTGGCGATGATGTCCACATTTTACCTGCCGAAACATTTGGTGAGGTATTTGGCATGCTTAATCGTCACGAAACGACGCTCGCAATCGTTGCTATTGAAAATTCCCTCTACGGATCAATTAACGAAGTCTACGATCTCGTCGAGTCACACCGCTACCCTATTGTTGGCGAGATCTATCTGCGAATTGAACAGCAGCTTATTGCGCTTCCCGATGCGAAAACAACCGATATTACTCATATCTATTCCCATCCTGTTGCGCTTGCACAGTGCGAAAACTATCTTGATGCTCATTTTCCAAACGCCGAACGAATCGAACATCATGATACCGCCGGAAGCGTTGAATTTGTTAAAAATAGCGGTGACAAATCGATGGCAGCAATCGCAGGGCGCGTTGCAGCCGATACCTATTCGCTCGCAATATTGCATGAGAATATTGAGGATAATAAAGCCAATTTCACTCGGTTTCTAGTCATTGATACCAATGCTAAAACGATTGCCAACACCAATAAGGCATCACTTGTCATTCAGACCGATAACAAACCTGGAGCTCTTGCGAATGTCCTTACCGCTTTCGCCGACCGGGGAGTAAATCTGACTAAACTCCAGTCACGTCCTATTATCGGCAAGGCATGGAGATACAAGTTCTACATAGATGTCGAAGCGGGTGGCGAACAATTAAAGCATCTACTCGATGATATTCGCGCAAACGGAACGTCCGTTGCCGTTTTAGGCGAATATCAAGCCAACCCTCTTCCCTAG
- a CDS encoding PIF1 family ATP-dependent DNA helicase encodes MNQGLALEIMLSGESVLLTGPAGAGKTFVLNQFIRLAKSEGKHVSVTATTGLAATHLGGTTIHSWAGIGIADSLPSGFAEHLGKGRKEIIEKTDVLIIDEISMLHDYRLDMVDEACRLVRRKDEPFGGIQVIMSGDFFQLPPINRGDNRGGGFVVHSQVWREMDPTICYLQEQHRQDDEELLEILNALRAGDIRRHHAEKLLARVDETPAEDLVLTELHTVNVDVDRINDVKLKELGGDELQYTQTTTGSDNYVESLQRSVLAPGTLSLKQGALVMAVKNATDRKYANGSIGTVIDFEPSTEYPIVEFRSGKTVTMMPDTWELRDGDKKRASITQIPLRLAWAITVHKSQGMTLDAARIDLRKAFVEGMGYVALSRVKNLSSLYLSGINRMALAISEDAQNIDGTLRTRAASDSKKFAHLAKNIEKRQKEPTVKKKASGGSGWTDKIAKMRETHPNAYKPWQPSDDTVLKQDFQNGASIEDLSQKLGRHEGSVKMRLQKHFGEDAVQ; translated from the coding sequence ATGAATCAGGGATTGGCGTTAGAAATAATGCTTTCGGGGGAAAGCGTGCTTTTGACTGGCCCAGCCGGGGCGGGTAAGACTTTTGTGTTGAATCAATTTATTCGGCTTGCAAAAAGCGAAGGCAAGCACGTGTCCGTGACAGCTACGACAGGCCTCGCCGCAACACATTTAGGCGGTACGACAATCCATAGCTGGGCGGGAATTGGTATTGCTGATAGTCTGCCGTCTGGGTTTGCCGAACACTTAGGCAAAGGCCGTAAGGAAATTATTGAAAAAACAGATGTTCTGATTATCGACGAAATCTCAATGCTCCATGATTACCGGCTGGATATGGTTGACGAAGCCTGCCGGTTAGTCCGTCGGAAAGACGAACCGTTCGGCGGCATTCAAGTGATCATGAGTGGTGACTTCTTTCAATTACCTCCAATCAATCGTGGTGACAATCGTGGCGGGGGTTTTGTCGTGCACAGCCAGGTTTGGAGAGAAATGGATCCAACGATCTGTTATTTGCAGGAACAACACCGTCAAGACGACGAGGAGCTTCTGGAGATATTAAATGCGCTTCGGGCAGGTGATATTCGCCGCCATCACGCTGAAAAGCTTCTTGCGCGCGTTGATGAAACGCCTGCAGAAGATTTAGTACTTACCGAACTTCATACGGTAAATGTCGACGTTGACCGCATTAATGATGTGAAACTGAAAGAACTTGGCGGTGATGAACTGCAATATACCCAGACGACCACAGGATCAGATAACTACGTTGAAAGTTTGCAGCGATCAGTCCTAGCGCCAGGTACGCTTAGCTTGAAGCAAGGCGCGCTTGTTATGGCGGTCAAAAACGCGACTGACCGCAAGTACGCAAACGGCAGCATCGGAACGGTCATTGACTTTGAACCTTCAACCGAATACCCGATCGTCGAATTCCGAAGCGGCAAGACAGTGACGATGATGCCGGATACATGGGAACTGCGCGATGGCGACAAAAAACGGGCGAGTATTACCCAAATTCCACTTCGTTTGGCGTGGGCGATTACCGTTCACAAATCGCAGGGAATGACGCTCGATGCGGCGCGCATCGATCTGCGAAAAGCTTTCGTTGAGGGTATGGGATACGTTGCCCTAAGCCGAGTAAAGAATTTGTCCAGCCTTTATTTATCCGGTATTAACAGGATGGCACTTGCTATCAGTGAGGACGCTCAAAACATTGATGGAACGCTCCGCACAAGAGCAGCGAGTGATAGTAAAAAATTTGCTCACCTTGCTAAAAATATTGAAAAACGCCAAAAAGAACCCACGGTAAAAAAGAAAGCTAGTGGCGGGTCGGGTTGGACGGATAAAATCGCAAAAATGCGCGAAACACACCCAAATGCGTACAAGCCTTGGCAGCCAAGTGACGACACGGTCCTTAAACAGGACTTTCAAAATGGAGCCTCGATCGAAGACCTCAGCCAAAAACTTGGCCGTCACGAAGGAAGCGTCAAAATGCGCCTGCAAAAACATTTCGGTGAAGACGCCGTACAATAA
- a CDS encoding DUF1761 domain-containing protein, whose translation MDVDINYWAVLLAAISSMVVGSIWYAKSVFGDTWMKLAKVDKNKPYNMVVSLGLTFVVSLITAYILAHVTFLSNNFFHNSFMQDALTTAFWLWLGFTAARFLTHDLFEGRPWKLTLMNAMHELITVVVMALIIGVMGV comes from the coding sequence ATGGACGTTGACATCAATTATTGGGCAGTATTACTAGCAGCAATCTCGAGCATGGTCGTAGGGTCTATCTGGTACGCAAAGAGCGTATTCGGTGATACTTGGATGAAACTTGCGAAAGTCGACAAGAACAAGCCATACAATATGGTGGTTTCACTCGGCCTGACGTTTGTCGTGTCACTTATAACCGCGTACATTTTGGCGCACGTAACCTTCCTGAGCAACAATTTCTTCCACAATAGTTTTATGCAAGATGCGCTAACGACTGCATTTTGGCTATGGCTTGGTTTTACTGCAGCGAGGTTCTTGACGCACGACCTGTTCGAAGGCCGTCCTTGGAAATTGACGCTTATGAACGCTATGCACGAACTGATCACAGTAGTCGTAATGGCGCTTATAATCGGTGTAATGGGCGTCTAA
- a CDS encoding LssY C-terminal domain-containing protein, translating to MFSFIFRLFWRLLILGLGIVLAWLAITEVYPYADSRLPAFIVVLLLYCISTYAVIPLLIRLFRIVIKPDHIPLYVTTGDGWPSDPVNIALIVTNRDHLIKKMNKAGWYTAEPFTFKNAFREAISVVFNTHYPASPLSNLYLFNRPHDVGFEIPTNDRGSARTRHHVRFWRMEEPHLYADRKHQYAYKFWVQKFRHLFIGKKEMWIGAATEETYPIAIQWRTGQLTHGGSDESDKERDFILKTLKDASVVSKVHTSEPGEELRFRGQQLRTFYVSDGCIKIARLK from the coding sequence ATGTTTAGTTTTATATTCCGTCTTTTCTGGCGACTTTTGATACTTGGACTAGGTATTGTGCTCGCTTGGCTTGCTATCACCGAAGTCTATCCCTACGCCGACAGTCGCCTACCGGCGTTTATTGTCGTACTGCTGCTTTATTGTATTTCCACCTACGCCGTCATCCCTCTTCTGATCCGACTTTTTAGAATCGTCATTAAACCTGACCACATTCCCCTTTACGTAACCACCGGTGACGGCTGGCCGTCGGACCCCGTAAATATCGCGTTAATCGTCACCAACCGTGACCATCTTATTAAAAAAATGAACAAAGCGGGCTGGTACACGGCCGAACCATTCACATTCAAAAATGCCTTTCGTGAGGCTATTTCAGTTGTATTTAACACTCACTACCCCGCTTCACCGCTAAGTAACCTGTATCTTTTCAACCGCCCGCACGATGTCGGGTTTGAGATTCCTACTAATGACCGCGGCAGTGCCCGTACCAGACACCACGTCCGCTTTTGGCGCATGGAAGAGCCACATCTATATGCTGATCGAAAACATCAATACGCATACAAATTCTGGGTTCAAAAATTCAGACACCTTTTTATAGGCAAAAAGGAAATGTGGATTGGTGCCGCAACCGAAGAAACCTACCCTATCGCCATCCAATGGCGTACAGGCCAGCTGACCCATGGCGGCAGCGACGAATCGGACAAAGAGCGTGATTTCATTCTTAAAACGCTAAAAGACGCTAGCGTGGTCTCTAAAGTCCACACTAGCGAACCTGGTGAAGAGCTACGTTTCCGCGGCCAGCAGCTTAGAACATTCTACGTATCTGACGGCTGTATCAAGATTGCTCGTTTAAAGTAA